Sequence from the Mesorhizobium sp. PAMC28654 genome:
GCCTGACCAAGTCGGCGATCTTTTTCACGGTGGGCCACATTGCCCAGGTCAAGGGAACACAGAACATCGCCGAGATCCGGGGGCTGACGGAGACGCATCCGGGGCTTGGCTGGGCGCTCGTCATCGGGGTCGTTGCCATTGCCGGCCTCCCTCCGCTCGGCATCTTCATGAGCGAATTTCTGGTCGTGAGTTCGACATTTGCCAGACACCCCCTCCTGGCGATGCCGTTGGTGTTCGGGATTCTGCTCGCTTTCGGAGCCCTGCTGCTTCGACTGACCGGCGTCGCTTTCGGCGAGCCAAGCGGCAGCACCGCACCCTCCGAGGCTTCCTACATTCCGATGTATTCCCACTTGGCGCTGGTGTTTGCCGCCGGCATCTATCTGCCGCCACCGCTGGTCACATGGTTCCAGCATGTCGCAAGTATCCTGGGATGAGCGGATGACCAAGGAGAAACCCATACCCGCACTCAAAGACGTCATCCTGGCTGGCCGTCGCGTCGAGCAGCACCTTCCTTGGATGCGTGCCGTGGTGGCTCCAAAAATGTGGAATTTTGCTTCCGAGCAGCTGGCTGCAGGTAGCTGGAGCTTGCTCGGTCTTTGGGGTGAGCCTGCTAGCGTGCACATGGCGCTTCTGGACAAAAATGCTGAGGAACCCGGCGTCCTCAGTCTGGCATGCCCGGGTGGCCGCTACCCATCGGTCGGCCAGTTGCATCCGCCCGCAATGCGTCTCGAACGCGCGGCCGCCGACCTGTTCGGTCTGTTGCCGCAGGGTGCGCCTGATTCGCGGCTGTGGCTCGATCATGGGCAATGGGGGTTTAGCCGTCCATTGGGTGCGCCTGGTCCGGCGTCAACAGCTGCTTCCTCATACCGTTTTCTTCCTGCCGAGGGCGAAAGCCTGCACCAGATCCCCGTGGGGCCCGTGCATGCTGGCATCATTGAGCCGGGGCATTTTCGATTTACAGCGAGCGGCGAAACGGTCGTGCGGCTGGAGGAGCGCCTCGGATACGCGCACAAGGGCATTGAAGGCTTGATGGCGGGGTCCGATATCGACCGCGCGGCCAAGCTGGCGGGCAGAACGTCGGGTGACAGCACTGTGGCGTATTCGTTGGCTTTTGCCCGCGCGGTCGAAGCGGCGCTGGGTGTCGAGGTTCCTCCACGCGCAATCTGGCTGCGAGCGCTCATGGCCGAGTTGGAGCGCCTGGCCAACCATCTGGGTGACATCGGCGCCATCTGCAATGACGCAGCCTTCGCCCTCATGCATGCCCACTGCGGCGTGCTGCGTGAGCGCGTGTTGCGTGCCAGCGATGTTGCCTTCGGCCACCGCCTGATGCGCGACCGCATCGTGCCGGGCGGAGTAGCAAGGCATCTAAGCGACGAGGGGGCTACAGCAATTCGGTCTCTGATCGCAGAAATCGGGCAGCGGTTCCCTGCCCTGGTCGAACTTTACGACAACACCGCGTCACTGCAGGACCGGACTGTCGGCTCTGGCCGGCTCAAGGTAGAACTCGCCCTGCAGTATGGTGCGGGCGGCTACGTCGGCCGAGCCTCCGGTCGGAACTTCGATGTCCGGCGCAATTTCGCCTATCCTCCGTATGACGAACTCGCCTTCGATGTGCCTCTCCTCCAGGAGGGAGACGTGAACGCCCGCGTTTGGATTCGCATCCATGAGGTCAAGCAGAGCTTATCTCTAGTCGAACAGATTCTAGACCGGCTGCCGGAAGGCCCGATCCGTTTCGATTTTGCGCAGACAAATGGCGCGCATGAAGGCATGGCGCTTGTCGAAGGTTTCCGCGGCGACATTCTGGCTTGGCTCCGTATTGCCGCAAACGGCACAGTTGAACGCTGCCACCTGCGCGATCCCTCTTGGTTTCAGTGGCCGCTGCTCGAGGCCGCGATCGAGGGCAACATCGTCGCCGACTTTCCGCTCTGCAACAAGTCGTTCAACTGCTCCTATTCGGGCCATGATCTCTAAAGGATGCTGCTATGCGAATGCTCCTCCTAAAAAGTCTGGTTCAACCGCCGCTTACGGAACAGCCGCCGCCGGCTGGCGATGCGGCGATCAACGAACTCGCGCGCGCTC
This genomic interval carries:
- a CDS encoding nickel-dependent hydrogenase large subunit; protein product: MPALKDVILAGRRVEQHLPWMRAVVAPKMWNFASEQLAAGSWSLLGLWGEPASVHMALLDKNAEEPGVLSLACPGGRYPSVGQLHPPAMRLERAAADLFGLLPQGAPDSRLWLDHGQWGFSRPLGAPGPASTAASSYRFLPAEGESLHQIPVGPVHAGIIEPGHFRFTASGETVVRLEERLGYAHKGIEGLMAGSDIDRAAKLAGRTSGDSTVAYSLAFARAVEAALGVEVPPRAIWLRALMAELERLANHLGDIGAICNDAAFALMHAHCGVLRERVLRASDVAFGHRLMRDRIVPGGVARHLSDEGATAIRSLIAEIGQRFPALVELYDNTASLQDRTVGSGRLKVELALQYGAGGYVGRASGRNFDVRRNFAYPPYDELAFDVPLLQEGDVNARVWIRIHEVKQSLSLVEQILDRLPEGPIRFDFAQTNGAHEGMALVEGFRGDILAWLRIAANGTVERCHLRDPSWFQWPLLEAAIEGNIVADFPLCNKSFNCSYSGHDL